The following coding sequences lie in one Phalacrocorax carbo chromosome 3, bPhaCar2.1, whole genome shotgun sequence genomic window:
- the CTSB gene encoding cathepsin B → MWPSVSILCVLVAFANARSVPYYPPLSSDLVNHINKLNTTWKAGHNFHNTDMSYVKKLCGTFLGGPKLPERVDFAADMELPDNFDSRTQWPNCPTISEIRDQGSCGSCWAFGAVEAISDRICVHTNAKVSVEVSAEDLLSCCGFECGMGCNGGYPSGAWRYWTERGLVSGGLYNSHVGCRPYSIPPCEHHVNGSRPPCTGEGGETPRCNRHCEPGYSPSYNDDKHYGITSYGVPRSEKEIMAEIYKNGPVEGAFIVYEDFLMYKSGVYQHVSGEQVGGHAIRILGWGVDNGTPYWLAANSWNTDWGDNGFFKILRGEDHCGIESEIVAGLPRPEQYWKRV, encoded by the exons ATGTGGCCGTCCGTGTCCATCCTGTGTGTCCTGGTGGCCTTCGCCAATGCTCGCAGCGTTCCGTACTATCCTCCCCTCTCCAGCGACTTGGTCAACCACATAAACAAGCTCAACACCACCTGGAAG GCTGGGCACAATTTCCATAACACTGACATGAGCTATGTGAAGAAGCTCTGTGGCACCTTCCTGGGTGGGCCCAAGCTCCCTGAGAG GGTTGATTTTGCTGCAGACATGGAACTGCCTGATAACTTTGACTCACGGACGCAGTGGCCTAACTGTCCTACCATCAGTGAGATAAGAGACCAGGGCTCTTGTGGTTCTTGCTGG GCTTTTGGTGCCGTAGAAGCAATTTCAGACAGAATCTGTGTTCACACGAATGCCAAGGTGAGCGTGGAGGTCTCGGCGGAGGACTTGCTGTCATGCTGTGGCTTCGAGTGTGGCATGGG GTGCAACGGTGGTTATCCCTCTGGCGCGTGGAGGTACTGGACAGAGAGGGGCCTTGTGTCTGGGGGTCTCTACAATTCCCATGTGG GCTGCCGTCCCTACTCCATCCCACCCTGCGAGCACCATGTCAACGGCTCCCGGCCACCGTgcaccggggaggggggggaaaccCCCAGGTGCAACCGGCACTGCGAACCTGGCTACTCGCCCTCGTACAACGATGACAAGCACTATG gCATCACATCCTACGGTGTCCCTCGCAGTGAGAAGGAAATCATGGCTGAGATCTACAAGAATGGCCCAGTGGAAGGAGCCTTTATTGTCTATGAGGACTTCCTGATGTACAAGTCTG GGGTCTACCAGCACGTGTCCGGCGAGCAGGTTGGAGGCCACGCGATCCGGATCTTGGGCTGGGGGGTGGACAACGGCACTCCATACTGGCTGGCCGCCAACTCCTGGAACACCGACTGGGGGGACAACG GCTTCTTCAAAATCCTCCGAGGAGAGGACCACTGCGGCATCGAGTCCGAGATCGTGGCTGGCCTCCCCAGGCCGGAGCAGTACTGGAAGAGGGTGTAA